The stretch of DNA AAAAGATAAGAAAGCTCTTTTTGGAATTTCAAAGAAGAAAGCAGTTGGGCTTACTATAATCGGCCCTGCAAATATTATGAAAAACGTTAATAAACAGTCAAACTTCCTCTCTATGATAGCAAATCTTGGTGATTCTGGTGCATCTATGCATTAAATGCGGAGCTCTATTTAAAGGAAAACCAGAAGATATTCTTAAAGGGTGCCCTGAATGCGGCAGCCATTTTTTTGAATATTATAAGGATGAAACAGAAACTGCAAAAAAAGAAAAACCTCAAGGAGAATCCATTGAAACTGTAATGGTTCATGACCACGGGATTTATGAATTAGATCTCCCTACTCTTTTAGAAGATGATTCTATAATTGTTTCAGACGAAGAAGGAATATATGTAGTTGATATTAACTTTTTATTTAAAAAAAAGATGAATGATAAGGATAATCTTTAAAAGATGGTATTTAGCATATCTTTTTTTTAAACTATTAAATATTTCATGCTTTAGAATGAATTCATAATTTTTGAATGAAAAATTAATTAATAGTAAATTTTTACTTAAAAATAACCTTAAAAAAGATTATTTCCCTATCTTTTAAAAACTGTAAATTATTTTTAGTTTTATAAAAAAATTTTATAATTTTACCTCCGTCTAAGATCCCTCTCATCAACAATATCTGCTTTTCCAGAAGGTAAAACCCTTACGAGATCATCCATAGTAACAATATGCTCTTGATCAAGTTTGTGCCTTATTTCCCTTGATAATGCTTCTTTTTTAGTATAACCTGGTTTTATAATTACATAATTATCTGTATATTTCTTTACAGCGTCTAAAGGGCCTGCCATCAGTCTTTCACCTTCATAATCAACGACTCCAACCGCTATTAAAAGTGTTGCTGCCCGTACGTAATTTCTAGTCCCCCTAATTATAAATGCGCCCTTTTTAACAAATTCACCAGATTGAGGGGTCTTTGAAACCTGATCTGGATGGACCCAGTACACATCCTGCGACCCAAATCCTTTTGTCCATGCACTTGAAAATGATGCTGCAAATGAAGCTGCTTCATTTAAAGTTGTTTCAGGTATTTCTTTACCCTGGCTTTTTATTATAACCGATGGTGCTCCATGGATATCTGAGTGGAAATAAACATCATTATTTTCCATATATTTTTTTACCACTATCTCATTGGAGTTTGCGTCTCTTCCCCCAATTACTAAAAAGCCGTCTGAAGAAAGGAACCACCGCAGCTTTTCAAACCATTTAAGCTCTTTTTTAACCCTTTTTTGAGGCAAAGTAACCCTTTCCATTTCTATTTCTTTTTTATTTTTTGCCTTTTCAATTTCTTTTTTTGTCTTTTCGATTGCAATATTAACCCCAGTTATTTTCCGTTTAGCCTTTTTAGCCTTTTCATAATAAACTTCAGCGTTTTCAGGGATTTCAACTTTGGCATCTATGTTTATAACTTCATCTTCAATTTTTAAGGTAAGATTTCCAAGCTTATCCAGAGATTCAATTATATCCGCACCCGCTAAACCCTGTTTTCGAGCTGTTTTAAGCTTTGAAGCTATTTCATTCCAGGAATACTTTTCCCTAGCATCTTTTATAATATCAAGAATGCTTTGAATTTTCCCATAATTAGCATACAATAAATCCCCTCTCTTTTTGGACACCTTAATTGTTTTATGGAATTTATCTAAAGTTTCTTCCTGTATTTTCAGCCGTTTCTCAAACTTCTTGACTTCAGCTCCCCATACATCTTCATATTCATTCTTAATGGTTTCCCTTACTTCACTACTGAAAAATTCGTCTGCTGCATCATTGTATGTTTCAAACGCCTCTTTTTTATAATTCTCATAAATTTTAAGGTCAAGAGGCAGTACATCTTCCTTTCCATCAGACACTATTTGTGGATGGAAGTTAGATGTCCTAAGTGGCTCAAAAAGCCCATATATTGAGTTATAAATTGAATCAAGGTCGCTATTTGAAATTTCTGCAGCAGGTAAATCTTTTTGAACGTTAGATCTGAGCAGTATTTCTTCAGAGTAGATACCACCCAATCCACTTCTTGCAAGAGTTCTTATAACATCAGAGTCAGAATTTCTAAATACAGCCTCCAGTTCTTCTTTCTTGACTTCTAAAGGATTTATACCTCGTTTTGGGGGGTATTTGTACTCTTCTTTAGATGATATTTTCCTATCGCTCCACAGTTTACGTTTAAGTGGTAAAATAATCTTTCCTTCTTCATCAAGGAGTATTATGTTACCCTTAGCAAACAGCTCAATTACTAAAGTAAATTTCTTCTCTTTAGCTACATGCAGTTCTACAATTCTATCAAAATTGTACTGCCTTATATCTTCCACAGTGGCCCCTTTGATATATTTTCGAAGGAGCATTGGAAAGTTCGGAGGTATTTTAGGGTTAGGTAGTGGATACTGAGTCATATGAATTCTTCTTCCTGCCTGGAAGACTATATCAACCCTTCCTTTACCCGCTACGTGAAATCTTATTAAAACGGTATCCTTTGTAGGTTGATATGCCTTATCAACTCTTGCACCTTTTAATAAATCTCTTAATTCATGACAAACAGCGTAAACATCTACATTAGACATATTTTTCATTTTATCACCTTAAAAAAATTTTCTATTTTTTTTTGGTTCAGGAAATCTCGAAAGAGAGTTCCTTCAACCTTAAACTATCTTTGATTTTATGTAGAAGAAAATCTGTTAGGTTTCTTTGATTTTCTTCGCCTATTAATCATTAATCATATTATAAAAATAATAAACAAATCAAATCATCGATATATTATTAATATATAACCTACATAATACAATACACTTATGATCTGAGTGTATTGCAAAATAATTCTATTTATCTATGTAAATGAATTAAATTAAAAAGTTTATGTATATAAATAAGTTAATTAAATACACAAAAAACCTATTTCTGCAATACCAAACGTAAATTATTAAAGACATAAAAAAAATTCAAATTTATGCAAATTCATAAAATGTAGTTTTGAAAATTTGTAACAAATAAAACATTTATTAGTAACCCCACCAAACTATATAAAGAATTTTCTAATTAGATACTTTATGTATATTTGTTAGAGCATTGATTAAAATTCATCGCTTAACAAATTAATGAATTTACGAGGATAAATAATCTAAATAATAAAATACTATATTGATTAGAAAAGAATATTAGAGGAGGAAAAACATGGACACAGATGGAAAAGTAGCTTCCATTCACACAGTTGGAGGAATAATAGCAGGTTACCTCTCATATATATTAAGCAGCGGAGTAATATTTAAAAATGAAGCAATAGCAGTTATAGCAGCTTTAGTCATCCTTTACATATTAGGCCAGCTTTCAGAAAGACTATTCGGAAAAGAAGAAGTTAATGGGCTCAGTGGATGGCTTTGGAGCGGCATAGTTCCTTTCTTCTTCATATGGATCATGGTATGGGTTATATTCGCAAATCTCCAGTAAATAATAAAAAAATTTCTTTTTTATTTAAATTCTTTAACTTATTTTTTCACTAAATACTAAATGTTCCATAGAATATCCATATAAATACAAACAGTAAAGCAAGTAAAAATACCAGCGGCGCGAATATTCTGCTTACAGCTACAATAGAACTGATGGTGGTTACAAGTTCAGTAGCATTTAGTGGACCAAATGTTTTAATATCTTTAATATTGGCCACTTTACAACCGACCGAAACATCTTCTAAGTCATTTAAAGCTTCTTTTGTACACTTCAAAATAGCATCTATTATTTCATCCTGCATCTTGGTACCTACAGGATTATGGCCTCCAGACATTGTATTTACAAAATGAGTATCCGTAGTCATTACTTCCGCATAATCCAACCCTAATGTTTTAACTTTTTCCAGTATAACATCTCTAAATCCAATGACCATGTTATTTGAATCTAAAAGAATGTATGCTGTTTTTTGAGCTCCAACTTCAATAACCATCACTTTTATTCCGCTCTGGCCAACACCATCTTCTTTAGATACGCTGTCTAATGGATCACTGCTGCAGCCGACTTTAATTCCATTTTCCTGCTCTGGAGATTTAAGTTTTTCAACTGCCCCCATAAGCTCAAAAACTTCCTTGTTACCCGGCAAAACTCTTCCCCCTTCGCCTTTAAAGCTGTTGTGGCAATCAACCAGTACAACATTCTGGGCCTCACATGAAGCCTTTGCAAGATTCATAAGAGCAAGACCAACACCAAAATCTATATCATCAAATCCACCAGGTGCAAATGTAGCAAGCATCAATAAATTCTTATCAAAATACTGTGCACCAATTACTGCACCTTCATTTTCAACTCTAAAGAATTTACTTGCGCTTTCAGAGTAATCCATATTATTTAAAGCGTCTTTAACAACTTTTTCTATTTTATTTATTTCTTTTGAAGCTACTGGGTTAAAGTCATGAGTGGATGGTCCATGTGAAACCATTGTGAATACATCAAATTTATTTGAAAGTATGGTAGGCATGTTTCCACCCCCGATATTTCCAAGTGGGCCAGGATGGACACAGGGAGATAAAAATATTGCTTTAACTCCATTTTTACCTTTAAAACTGAAAATTCCAGTTAATGTATCAATAGGCTCGCCTATGTCTTCAAAAAGTG from Methanobacterium veterum encodes:
- a CDS encoding Zn-ribbon domain-containing protein, with product MHLCIKCGALFKGKPEDILKGCPECGSHFFEYYKDETETAKKEKPQGESIETVMVHDHGIYELDLPTLLEDDSIIVSDEEGIYVVDINFLFKKKMNDKDNL
- the rqcH gene encoding ribosome rescue protein RqcH → MKNMSNVDVYAVCHELRDLLKGARVDKAYQPTKDTVLIRFHVAGKGRVDIVFQAGRRIHMTQYPLPNPKIPPNFPMLLRKYIKGATVEDIRQYNFDRIVELHVAKEKKFTLVIELFAKGNIILLDEEGKIILPLKRKLWSDRKISSKEEYKYPPKRGINPLEVKKEELEAVFRNSDSDVIRTLARSGLGGIYSEEILLRSNVQKDLPAAEISNSDLDSIYNSIYGLFEPLRTSNFHPQIVSDGKEDVLPLDLKIYENYKKEAFETYNDAADEFFSSEVRETIKNEYEDVWGAEVKKFEKRLKIQEETLDKFHKTIKVSKKRGDLLYANYGKIQSILDIIKDAREKYSWNEIASKLKTARKQGLAGADIIESLDKLGNLTLKIEDEVINIDAKVEIPENAEVYYEKAKKAKRKITGVNIAIEKTKKEIEKAKNKKEIEMERVTLPQKRVKKELKWFEKLRWFLSSDGFLVIGGRDANSNEIVVKKYMENNDVYFHSDIHGAPSVIIKSQGKEIPETTLNEAASFAASFSSAWTKGFGSQDVYWVHPDQVSKTPQSGEFVKKGAFIIRGTRNYVRAATLLIAVGVVDYEGERLMAGPLDAVKKYTDNYVIIKPGYTKKEALSREIRHKLDQEHIVTMDDLVRVLPSGKADIVDERDLRRR
- a CDS encoding EMC6-like membrane protein, which codes for MDTDGKVASIHTVGGIIAGYLSYILSSGVIFKNEAIAVIAALVILYILGQLSERLFGKEEVNGLSGWLWSGIVPFFFIWIMVWVIFANLQ
- a CDS encoding DUF2070 family protein, with the protein product MSSENKLVSLTKYIMTLPPTRISLFSMVFLSFIIGCIAFLLAPSPNDSILYSIVYGGSTGFLIFGLMSIMGGGLTQPMVNSFKGRHMKMKQSMFLALASMMIVGVIYLIGSVVSVFTVNNYVLNALIFGCVIAFAFRTLVIWGTSNISLLKSVVISVVQPALILSMLVVISFLTSVTTNMGDFSIIAIVGKIVIASVILVIAIYSFVAVIESPMRKNLGVGGLELLSLALAHITEGSPAMETLFEDIGEPIDTLTGIFSFKGKNGVKAIFLSPCVHPGPLGNIGGGNMPTILSNKFDVFTMVSHGPSTHDFNPVASKEINKIEKVVKDALNNMDYSESASKFFRVENEGAVIGAQYFDKNLLMLATFAPGGFDDIDFGVGLALMNLAKASCEAQNVVLVDCHNSFKGEGGRVLPGNKEVFELMGAVEKLKSPEQENGIKVGCSSDPLDSVSKEDGVGQSGIKVMVIEVGAQKTAYILLDSNNMVIGFRDVILEKVKTLGLDYAEVMTTDTHFVNTMSGGHNPVGTKMQDEIIDAILKCTKEALNDLEDVSVGCKVANIKDIKTFGPLNATELVTTISSIVAVSRIFAPLVFLLALLFVFIWIFYGTFSI